A genomic stretch from Cloacibacterium caeni includes:
- a CDS encoding GNAT family N-acetyltransferase, which produces MIKRISPEETYLLRREILRKNLPQESHEFSGDFDDQTFHLGYFVEDRIVGIITVLQNGQIAQIRGMAVLEDYQGNGIGKKLVEKAEEILREAQIHKIWMNARETAAEFYQKLGYKIEGELFNIKPIGFHYVMTKYFNS; this is translated from the coding sequence ATGATTAAAAGAATTAGCCCAGAAGAAACCTATCTTCTTAGACGAGAAATCCTTAGAAAAAATCTTCCTCAAGAATCACATGAATTTAGTGGTGATTTTGATGACCAAACTTTTCATCTAGGTTATTTCGTGGAAGATAGAATTGTGGGAATTATTACGGTCTTGCAAAATGGCCAAATTGCTCAAATTAGAGGAATGGCAGTTTTAGAAGATTATCAGGGGAATGGAATAGGAAAAAAATTGGTAGAAAAAGCTGAAGAGATTTTAAGAGAAGCTCAAATTCATAAAATTTGGATGAATGCCAGAGAAACAGCTGCAGAATTTTACCAAAAATTAGGGTATAAAATTGAAGGTGAATTGTTTAACATAAAACCTATCGGGTTTCATTATGTAATGACCAAATATTTCAATTCATAA